From Mesorhizobium sp., the proteins below share one genomic window:
- a CDS encoding TetR/AcrR family transcriptional regulator, whose product MDEQGLFVRNGTGRTGLTTKTQQPGIDRRVARTRGRLQQALIELIPERGFAAITVDDVCKRADVGRSTFYTHYADKEALKRATIDSHVHRIGEVRRTIDAAGGGFSFSLPMFEHAAAFGPLHRAMIADRGDHIHDTLRDEVRRAVRAELPARISEDVSRSVAVEFVAGAFLALLGWWIEDGSALSPKEMDRMFQTLAGRALADTGPQVLTKR is encoded by the coding sequence TTGGACGAGCAGGGGCTTTTCGTCCGCAACGGGACCGGGAGAACGGGCTTGACCACGAAAACCCAGCAGCCGGGGATCGACCGCCGCGTGGCGCGCACGCGCGGGCGGCTCCAGCAGGCGCTGATCGAGCTGATCCCTGAGCGCGGGTTCGCGGCGATCACGGTCGATGATGTCTGCAAGCGCGCCGATGTCGGCCGCTCTACCTTCTACACGCATTACGCTGACAAGGAGGCACTGAAGCGGGCGACGATCGATTCGCACGTGCATCGCATCGGGGAAGTACGCCGGACTATCGATGCCGCGGGGGGTGGTTTCAGCTTCAGCCTGCCCATGTTCGAACATGCGGCCGCGTTCGGTCCGCTGCACCGCGCCATGATCGCCGACCGCGGCGACCACATTCACGACACGCTGCGCGACGAGGTGCGGCGCGCTGTGCGGGCCGAGCTGCCGGCGCGGATCTCGGAAGATGTATCGCGCAGCGTGGCGGTCGAGTTCGTGGCCGGCGCCTTCCTCGCTCTGCTCGGGTGGTGGATCGAAGACGGATCGGCCCTATCGCCGAAGGAGATGGACAGGATGTTCCAGACGCTAGCCGGCCGCGCCCTTGCCGATACGGGACCGCAAGTTTTGACCAAGCGTTGA
- the virB11 gene encoding P-type DNA transfer ATPase VirB11, with the protein MNVASTDLASNRHYFLYRALAPLKAFLNDAEVVEISVNRPGQVYVERLGSAHMEFEEVPELTTAEIVNIGERVAASTNQFVSPANPILSAALPTGERIQVVLPPAAPDGGTLSIRKQVISNFTLEDYRDQGSLDQVTVAVGGLSETDQALVEQLSARDIYGFIRTAIVNRVSILISGGTSSGKTTFLNACLRTVDPHERIITLEDTRELFPPQKNAVHLLASRGDQGTASVTIQSLLEASLRMRPDRLFVGEVRGSEAFAFLRAINTGHPGSMSTVHADTPLGAYEQLAMMVMQSGLSAAYPKADLISYIQSVIPIVIQLRREGGRRGVSEIFFARERMDVP; encoded by the coding sequence GTGAACGTGGCCTCAACTGACCTCGCGTCCAACCGGCACTATTTCCTCTATCGGGCGCTTGCTCCGCTGAAGGCGTTCCTGAACGATGCGGAGGTGGTCGAGATCTCGGTCAATCGGCCCGGGCAGGTCTATGTCGAACGTCTCGGCTCGGCGCACATGGAGTTCGAAGAAGTTCCGGAGCTCACCACGGCCGAGATCGTCAACATCGGCGAGCGCGTGGCGGCGAGCACCAACCAGTTCGTCAGCCCCGCCAATCCGATCCTCAGCGCAGCGCTTCCCACGGGCGAGCGCATCCAGGTCGTTCTGCCGCCCGCGGCGCCGGATGGCGGCACGCTGTCGATCCGCAAACAGGTCATCAGCAACTTCACACTCGAAGACTACCGCGACCAGGGATCGCTCGACCAGGTGACGGTTGCGGTCGGTGGCCTGAGCGAAACCGACCAGGCCCTGGTCGAGCAGCTCTCGGCCAGGGACATCTACGGCTTTATCAGGACGGCGATCGTCAATCGGGTGTCGATCCTGATCAGCGGCGGCACCTCGAGCGGCAAGACGACCTTCCTGAACGCCTGCCTCAGGACCGTCGACCCGCATGAGCGGATCATCACGCTGGAAGACACACGCGAGCTGTTCCCGCCTCAGAAGAACGCTGTCCATCTGCTCGCATCGCGCGGCGATCAGGGAACGGCGAGCGTGACGATCCAGTCCTTGCTCGAGGCCTCGCTGCGCATGCGGCCGGATCGCCTCTTCGTTGGCGAGGTGCGGGGATCGGAAGCCTTCGCCTTCCTGCGCGCCATCAACACGGGTCATCCGGGATCCATGTCGACGGTTCATGCCGACACGCCGCTTGGCGCCTATGAACAGCTCGCCATGATGGTCATGCAGTCGGGCCTGTCGGCCGCCTACCCGAAGGCCGATCTCATCTCGTACATCCAGAGCGTCATTCCGATCGTCATCCAGTTGCGCAGGGAAGGGGGCCGACGTGGCGTCTCCGAGATTTTCTTCGCGCGCGAACGGATGGATGTGCCATGA
- a CDS encoding MFS transporter — protein MVAPLKNRTYRHLFAAQVIALLGTGLLTVALGLLAFELAGDSAGAVLGTALAIKMIAYVGVAPVASAFAERVPRRAMLVALDLVRAGVALFLPFVTEIWQVYVLIFVLQAASAGFTPTFQATIPDVLPDEKEYTRALSLSRLAYDLESLVSPMLAAALLTVISFHNLFAGTVFGFLVSAALVVSVILPSPKPAQPRGIYDRTTRGIRIYLATPRLRGLMAINMAVAAAGALVIVNTVVYVQAVFGLSQSDTALALAAFGGGSMLVALLLPRLLDTIPDRTAMLAGASALAIATLAAAAIPSYGWLLPLWFIIGAGYSIAQTPSGRLLRRSSHAEDRPALFAAQFALSHACWLVTYPLAGWAGAAVGLPATSVVLALIAGTAVAAAAWLWPATDPEVVEHSHEDLPASHPHWNAGAADGSNRHAHDFVIDDLHAAWPPAR, from the coding sequence GTGGTTGCACCGCTAAAGAACCGCACCTACCGCCACCTGTTCGCCGCACAGGTAATCGCGCTGCTCGGCACCGGGCTGCTGACCGTTGCCTTGGGTCTGCTCGCGTTCGAGCTTGCGGGCGACAGCGCGGGAGCCGTTCTAGGTACAGCGCTCGCCATTAAGATGATCGCCTATGTGGGCGTCGCGCCTGTCGCGTCCGCCTTCGCGGAGCGCGTTCCGCGCCGGGCCATGCTGGTGGCGCTAGATCTCGTGCGGGCGGGCGTGGCGCTGTTCCTGCCCTTCGTCACCGAGATCTGGCAGGTCTACGTCCTGATCTTCGTGCTGCAGGCGGCATCCGCCGGCTTCACACCAACCTTCCAGGCGACGATCCCGGACGTGCTGCCGGACGAGAAAGAATACACCCGAGCCCTCTCGCTTTCCCGGTTGGCCTACGATCTCGAAAGCCTCGTCAGCCCGATGCTGGCGGCAGCACTCCTGACCGTCATCTCGTTCCACAACCTGTTCGCCGGAACGGTGTTTGGCTTCCTCGTCTCGGCGGCGCTCGTTGTGTCGGTCATACTGCCGAGCCCGAAGCCGGCCCAGCCGCGCGGCATCTACGACCGGACGACACGCGGCATCCGCATCTATTTGGCGACTCCGCGCCTGCGCGGGCTTATGGCGATCAACATGGCGGTTGCGGCGGCCGGTGCGCTGGTGATCGTCAACACCGTCGTCTACGTCCAGGCCGTCTTCGGCCTTAGCCAGAGCGACACGGCGCTGGCTTTGGCGGCATTCGGCGGCGGCTCCATGCTGGTCGCACTGCTACTGCCACGGCTTCTCGACACCATCCCCGACCGGACGGCGATGCTCGCCGGTGCGTCAGCGCTGGCGATCGCCACGCTCGCCGCGGCTGCAATCCCTTCCTATGGCTGGCTCCTGCCGCTGTGGTTTATCATCGGCGCGGGCTATTCGATCGCACAGACTCCCTCGGGACGGCTGCTGCGGCGCTCCTCGCACGCGGAGGACCGCCCGGCGCTGTTCGCCGCCCAATTCGCCCTCTCGCATGCATGCTGGCTCGTCACCTATCCGCTGGCCGGATGGGCGGGGGCCGCCGTCGGGCTTCCGGCAACGTCCGTCGTCCTGGCCTTGATCGCCGGCACTGCCGTGGCCGCCGCCGCATGGCTCTGGCCGGCGACCGATCCGGAAGTGGTCGAGCATTCCCATGAAGATCTGCCCGCCAGCCATCCGCACTGGAATGCGGGGGCGGCCGACGGCAGCAACAGGCACGCACATGACTTCGTCATCGACGACCTCCACGCCGCATGGCCGCCTGCGCGATGA
- a CDS encoding VTT domain-containing protein, translating into MSAQRLLPRLLLLLGVAGGIAWAAFNRDRLDLETLDVWLFSLGLLAPFAYLGLYAVGTIAFIPGTLFALAGGALFGPVWGSLLNLVGATLGGSLAFLIARYLAGGWVAARTGGRLKRLIEGVEAEGWRFVAFVRLVPLFPFNLTNYALGLTRITFVPYVITSFICMAPGAVAYTWLGHAGREALSGDASAVRYGLLALGLLAIIAFLPRLMLRLRGKKLRWIDVSALAGRLREGGITVVDVREPDEFDGALGHIASALNLPLGELSNRLIEIRASRDLPVILVCRTDKRSASAAALFSDAGFGDVSVLRGGMEQWNREGLPVDR; encoded by the coding sequence GTGAGCGCTCAGCGTCTTCTGCCGCGCCTGCTGCTTCTCCTGGGCGTTGCCGGGGGCATAGCCTGGGCGGCCTTCAACCGCGATCGACTGGACCTCGAGACGCTCGATGTCTGGCTCTTCAGTCTCGGGCTCCTCGCGCCCTTCGCCTATCTGGGCCTCTATGCCGTGGGAACGATCGCTTTCATACCCGGCACCCTGTTCGCGCTGGCGGGTGGAGCCCTGTTCGGTCCTGTATGGGGCTCACTCCTTAATCTTGTCGGCGCGACGCTCGGGGGAAGCCTTGCCTTCCTCATCGCCCGCTACCTTGCCGGCGGTTGGGTGGCGGCTCGGACGGGCGGGCGACTGAAGCGGCTGATCGAAGGCGTTGAGGCGGAAGGTTGGCGTTTCGTCGCATTCGTGCGGCTCGTTCCGCTCTTCCCCTTTAACCTCACAAACTATGCGCTCGGCCTGACGCGGATCACATTCGTTCCCTATGTTATTACCTCCTTTATCTGCATGGCGCCGGGTGCGGTTGCTTATACCTGGCTTGGCCATGCCGGCCGCGAGGCACTGTCGGGCGACGCCTCCGCCGTACGCTATGGCCTGCTCGCGCTGGGACTGCTCGCTATAATCGCCTTCCTGCCGCGGCTGATGCTCCGACTGCGCGGCAAGAAATTGCGCTGGATTGATGTCAGTGCGCTGGCGGGCCGCCTTCGCGAGGGTGGCATCACCGTCGTCGATGTGCGCGAGCCCGACGAGTTCGATGGCGCGCTCGGCCATATCGCCTCGGCACTCAACTTGCCGCTCGGCGAATTGTCCAACCGATTGATCGAGATCAGAGCCTCGCGGGATCTTCCTGTCATTCTGGTTTGTAGGACTGACAAGCGCTCGGCGAGTGCCGCAGCATTATTTAGCGACGCCGGTTTTGGTGACGTCAGCGTTTTGCGCGGCGGCATGGAACAATGGAACCGCGAGGGCTTGCCCGTTGACAGATGA
- a CDS encoding formyl transferase codes for MSGRMKKSPTICFVTAGGDHPWIVANALAARFGDALVLITEDPESKWDILGRRARKHGWLNAAGQLGTMVLVRIGKLALRSRIQRYIAQQRLEVELPRSCDVVKVPSVNSEEFVRAISNLQPDLIFLAGCRVMTKGTLSRMPCPVVNYHAGVTPRYRGMNGGYWALASGEPDQFGSSIHIVDEGIDTGPILEQTRCLPEPGDSIITYPYTLAAASRAACVKVVEDVLAGHMDTIPAVGQSRQWYHPPIWQYLWTGLSARVW; via the coding sequence TTGTCCGGCCGCATGAAAAAGTCTCCGACCATATGCTTCGTCACCGCCGGTGGCGATCATCCATGGATAGTTGCGAACGCGTTGGCCGCTCGCTTCGGCGACGCCTTGGTGCTGATTACGGAGGACCCCGAAAGTAAGTGGGATATTCTGGGGCGGCGCGCGCGGAAGCACGGCTGGTTGAACGCCGCGGGTCAGTTAGGTACGATGGTCCTCGTGCGCATTGGAAAGCTTGCACTGCGATCGCGGATCCAGCGCTACATAGCGCAGCAACGGCTTGAGGTCGAACTCCCCCGATCATGTGACGTCGTGAAGGTTCCTTCCGTGAACTCCGAGGAGTTCGTCCGCGCTATCTCAAACCTGCAACCCGACCTCATCTTTCTCGCAGGTTGCCGCGTGATGACGAAAGGCACCCTCAGTCGGATGCCCTGTCCGGTGGTCAACTACCACGCTGGTGTCACGCCCAGGTATCGGGGGATGAATGGTGGATACTGGGCCCTGGCAAGCGGAGAACCCGATCAGTTCGGCAGCTCGATACACATCGTCGACGAAGGGATCGATACCGGACCCATCCTCGAACAGACAAGATGCCTGCCCGAGCCGGGCGATAGCATCATCACCTATCCCTACACTCTCGCCGCCGCCTCGCGCGCCGCCTGCGTGAAGGTCGTGGAGGACGTGCTTGCCGGTCACATGGATACGATTCCGGCGGTCGGACAGTCGCGGCAATGGTACCACCCGCCGATATGGCAGTACCTGTGGACCGGGCTATCCGCGCGCGTGTGGTAA
- a CDS encoding metal-sensing transcriptional repressor, whose amino-acid sequence MSDHRHASHPDIVKRLKRAEGHMRSVVAMIEGGKPCLDIAQQLHAVEKAVAQAKRTLIHDHLDHCLEETIGPLPREKRGTVDEFKEIAKYL is encoded by the coding sequence ATGTCCGACCACCGCCACGCTTCCCATCCCGACATCGTCAAACGCCTCAAGCGGGCCGAGGGGCATATGCGCAGCGTTGTCGCGATGATCGAGGGCGGCAAGCCATGCCTCGACATCGCACAACAGCTTCATGCGGTGGAGAAGGCGGTGGCGCAGGCCAAACGCACCCTGATCCATGATCACCTCGACCACTGCCTTGAAGAGACCATCGGACCCCTGCCGCGCGAAAAGCGTGGTACGGTCGACGAGTTCAAGGAAATCGCGAAGTACCTCTGA
- a CDS encoding type IV secretory system conjugative DNA transfer family protein — MTGSLRVFYLGFCLAIALAAWLLAYGLVLQIVYGDGRILQATITTNSFAPFEQLLAYGDSSVLRAVALGALLPACLVAGVIAYAGLRPNSSPLGDARFQTAMSLRRDGWFRKRGKILGRFGRQILRVDDDRHHLIIGPTRSGKGACYVVPNALTHEGSMIVTDLKGEIFRSTAGYRKSKGNQVFLFAPGSERTHRYNPLDFIRPDRGDRTTDIQNMAAILVPEVTESENSIWQATAQQVMAGAISYINESAFYEGHRNLGEVTAFFNSGANLQALMILIKEREPYLSRFTVESFNAYIALSERAAASALLDIQKALRPFRNERVIAATSVTDMDLRALKHRPVSIYLAPNVTDITLLRPLLALFVQQTLDVLMLEHTERSVPIYFLLDEFRQLKKMSEITTKLPYVAGYNIKMAFVIQDLKNLDEIYGETSRHSMMGNCGYQLVFGANDQVTAEAVSKGLGKRTVRYKTESRTIELMGLHRRTKVEQLRERDLMMPQEVRQMPASKMVIMAEGQNPIFADKLRFFRTAPFKTMEWFSRANLPDVPTIEFLPQRPVPATIPSYAGQDADALKSEGQGAPPEEKAKRPARKSPAAPKPEAAGGRGQGAAFAAAMTPPRAGASARPARGALDARFAKAARKLKALAKAPARSGSQRGKTASWSRVFDETVPDELEIAEADAG; from the coding sequence ATGACCGGCTCGCTTCGCGTCTTCTATCTCGGCTTCTGTCTGGCCATCGCCTTGGCGGCCTGGCTGCTGGCCTATGGTCTCGTGCTACAAATCGTCTATGGCGACGGACGGATCCTGCAGGCGACCATCACAACAAATTCGTTCGCGCCGTTCGAACAGCTTCTCGCATATGGCGATAGCTCCGTCCTGCGCGCCGTGGCGCTGGGCGCACTCTTGCCTGCGTGCCTGGTCGCCGGCGTTATCGCCTATGCCGGTCTGCGCCCCAATTCGAGCCCCCTCGGCGACGCCCGCTTCCAGACAGCGATGTCGCTGCGACGCGACGGATGGTTCCGAAAGAGAGGCAAGATACTTGGTCGTTTCGGACGGCAGATTCTTCGCGTCGATGACGACCGGCATCACCTGATCATCGGACCGACGCGCTCGGGGAAGGGCGCCTGCTACGTCGTGCCCAACGCGCTGACACACGAAGGCTCAATGATCGTCACCGACCTCAAGGGCGAGATATTCCGCAGCACGGCCGGCTATCGCAAATCGAAGGGCAACCAGGTCTTCCTGTTCGCGCCGGGATCGGAGAGGACGCATCGCTACAACCCGCTCGACTTCATTCGGCCGGATCGCGGCGACCGAACCACCGACATCCAGAACATGGCCGCAATCCTCGTCCCGGAAGTCACCGAGTCCGAGAACTCGATCTGGCAGGCCACGGCCCAGCAGGTCATGGCCGGCGCGATCAGCTACATTAACGAAAGCGCCTTCTACGAGGGACATCGCAACCTCGGCGAGGTCACGGCCTTCTTCAACAGCGGGGCGAATCTGCAGGCGCTGATGATCCTCATCAAGGAGCGCGAGCCCTACCTGTCCCGTTTCACGGTGGAGAGTTTCAACGCCTACATCGCCCTGTCCGAGCGCGCTGCAGCGTCGGCGCTGCTCGACATCCAGAAGGCGCTCAGGCCGTTCCGCAACGAGCGCGTGATTGCGGCGACGTCGGTCACCGACATGGACCTGCGCGCCCTGAAGCATCGGCCGGTCTCGATTTATCTCGCGCCCAACGTCACCGACATCACGCTGCTGCGGCCGCTCCTCGCGCTCTTCGTGCAACAGACCCTCGATGTACTCATGCTCGAGCATACGGAGCGATCCGTGCCGATCTACTTCCTGCTCGACGAATTCCGGCAGCTCAAAAAAATGAGCGAGATCACGACCAAGCTGCCTTATGTGGCGGGCTACAACATCAAGATGGCGTTTGTGATTCAGGACCTGAAGAACCTGGACGAGATCTACGGCGAAACCTCCCGTCACTCAATGATGGGCAATTGTGGCTATCAGCTCGTCTTCGGCGCGAACGACCAGGTGACCGCGGAAGCCGTCTCGAAGGGACTCGGCAAGCGCACGGTCCGCTACAAGACCGAATCCCGCACGATCGAGCTGATGGGTTTGCATAGGCGTACCAAGGTCGAACAGTTGCGCGAACGCGACCTGATGATGCCGCAGGAAGTCCGGCAGATGCCGGCGAGCAAGATGGTCATCATGGCCGAGGGCCAGAACCCGATCTTCGCCGACAAGCTGCGGTTCTTCAGGACTGCGCCGTTCAAGACGATGGAGTGGTTCTCGCGGGCTAACCTGCCGGACGTGCCGACAATCGAGTTCCTACCACAGCGACCCGTGCCGGCAACAATTCCGTCCTACGCTGGCCAGGATGCCGATGCCTTGAAATCGGAGGGGCAGGGCGCCCCACCGGAGGAGAAGGCAAAGCGTCCCGCTCGGAAATCACCGGCCGCACCAAAGCCCGAGGCCGCCGGCGGCAGGGGCCAAGGAGCGGCGTTCGCTGCCGCGATGACACCGCCGCGGGCAGGGGCTTCTGCGAGGCCCGCGCGCGGCGCACTCGATGCGCGTTTCGCCAAAGCCGCTCGAAAACTGAAGGCTCTCGCCAAGGCGCCGGCCAGGTCCGGGAGCCAGCGCGGAAAGACTGCCAGTTGGTCACGGGTGTTCGACGAGACCGTTCCAGACGAACTGGAGATCGCTGAGGCCGACGCGGGCTGA
- a CDS encoding SHOCT domain-containing protein: MAALPDEAWAQASQDFERYGWGPGMMGWGGGWPGMIFGPIFMILVLAIVIAVAVLLVRWIGGPGHAAAPHQPLSTSPTPLDILKERFARGDIDKEEFEERRRILGE, translated from the coding sequence ATGGCCGCATTGCCCGATGAAGCATGGGCGCAAGCATCTCAAGACTTCGAGCGCTACGGCTGGGGACCGGGCATGATGGGATGGGGCGGCGGTTGGCCCGGAATGATCTTTGGCCCGATCTTCATGATCCTCGTGCTTGCGATTGTGATCGCAGTCGCCGTTCTCCTGGTGCGCTGGATCGGGGGGCCAGGGCATGCCGCCGCGCCACATCAGCCGCTATCGACGAGTCCGACACCGCTCGACATCCTCAAGGAGCGCTTCGCTCGCGGCGACATCGACAAGGAAGAGTTTGAGGAACGCCGCCGCATTCTCGGCGAGTGA
- the virB10 gene encoding type IV secretion system protein VirB10 yields MKRSPELETLADNDDPVIADTSVRRKQLAGGAVLILLGLVAGYMVLAGRQPPVRDMLDGDEEFTTTTFRPPSFVREGEPAPEPPPPDVVQIPPPPPPPPPAEEVDTTEFEVPPPPVPGAAPPPPEAAEAAAEEFPERLRSKLIVLDNPDSSGPGTLTGGEGEGLTVAGEDRSSKFLAAAISLADRSAKARKIERIDALVPEGTLVPGILETAIVSDLPGQVRAIVSQDVYSFDGRRVLIPTGTRLIGEYQSEITRGQTRIFVVWSRMLRDDGVTVRLNSIGADSLGRSGLTGRVDKKFRERFGAAILLSIVGAGASYLTGYGSQTASGDSDDAQRAEELARQILAQTFSDMANQALGDSLRIPPTISVSQGERIFVFVRQDLDFSALYEDPVDEALKEIRRERGLN; encoded by the coding sequence ATGAAACGCTCTCCCGAACTTGAAACCCTGGCCGACAACGACGATCCCGTCATCGCCGACACCTCCGTCCGTCGCAAGCAGCTGGCCGGTGGCGCCGTACTGATCCTGCTCGGCCTCGTGGCCGGCTACATGGTCCTCGCCGGCCGGCAGCCGCCGGTGCGCGACATGCTCGACGGGGACGAGGAATTCACCACGACGACGTTCCGGCCGCCCTCTTTCGTGCGCGAGGGCGAACCGGCGCCTGAGCCGCCCCCGCCGGATGTGGTTCAAATACCGCCTCCACCCCCACCCCCGCCTCCGGCAGAAGAGGTCGATACCACCGAGTTCGAGGTGCCACCTCCGCCCGTGCCCGGTGCCGCCCCGCCGCCCCCCGAAGCCGCCGAGGCCGCTGCGGAAGAGTTTCCGGAAAGGCTCCGGTCGAAACTGATCGTGCTCGATAATCCCGATTCGAGCGGGCCGGGCACTCTGACCGGAGGGGAGGGGGAGGGGCTCACCGTGGCGGGTGAGGATCGGAGCAGCAAGTTTCTGGCGGCTGCGATCAGCCTGGCCGATCGCAGCGCCAAAGCCAGGAAGATCGAGCGGATCGACGCCCTGGTTCCGGAGGGCACGCTCGTCCCGGGTATTCTGGAGACGGCCATTGTCAGCGATCTGCCGGGGCAGGTGAGGGCGATCGTCTCCCAGGACGTCTATTCTTTCGATGGACGGCGGGTGCTGATCCCCACCGGAACGCGCCTCATCGGTGAATACCAATCGGAGATCACGCGCGGCCAGACGCGGATCTTCGTCGTCTGGAGCCGTATGCTGCGCGATGACGGTGTGACAGTCCGGTTGAACTCGATCGGCGCCGACAGTCTGGGCCGGTCGGGACTGACGGGCCGAGTCGACAAGAAATTCCGCGAGCGCTTCGGCGCCGCCATTTTGCTGTCAATCGTCGGCGCAGGCGCCAGCTATCTGACGGGCTACGGCAGCCAGACCGCATCCGGCGACAGCGACGATGCGCAGCGCGCGGAAGAGCTGGCCAGGCAAATACTCGCGCAAACCTTCTCGGACATGGCCAACCAGGCGCTCGGCGACTCTCTCCGCATCCCGCCCACGATCAGCGTGAGCCAGGGTGAGCGCATCTTCGTTTTCGTTCGGCAGGATCTCGACTTCTCCGCACTCTACGAAGACCCGGTCGACGAAGCGTTGAAGGAAATACGCCGTGAACGTGGCCTCAACTGA
- a CDS encoding ABC transporter permease produces the protein MIGLFQDLVAIQREIYLAFADRIGDFAKTGDWTLLAAYLPMGILFGAVHALTPGHSKALLATYLTGSAANVPRGLAVSLVLSFVHVGMSVLIALLSLPLVSVALGSVGRAPLLEDLSRGFLGVIGLWLLWQGVRGTGHGHGQGMAAGLAAGLIPCPLTLFVMTFAISRGVPEAGVAFAAVMMIGVALVLGTVALAAVLFRQQLLRLLATRPGVVDVVTRTIQVVAGLVLVAVAWNAILGGET, from the coding sequence ATGATAGGGCTATTTCAGGATCTCGTGGCCATCCAGCGCGAGATCTACCTCGCCTTCGCCGACCGCATCGGCGACTTCGCTAAGACTGGGGACTGGACGCTGCTCGCGGCCTACCTGCCGATGGGAATCCTGTTCGGCGCGGTTCATGCGCTGACGCCCGGGCACAGCAAGGCCTTGCTCGCGACCTACCTGACCGGCTCAGCCGCGAACGTGCCGCGCGGGCTGGCCGTATCGCTCGTATTGTCGTTCGTCCATGTCGGGATGTCCGTCCTGATCGCACTCCTGTCGCTGCCACTCGTTTCCGTGGCGCTCGGGAGCGTCGGACGCGCGCCGCTCCTCGAAGACCTCAGTCGCGGCTTCTTGGGTGTGATCGGCCTTTGGCTGCTCTGGCAAGGAGTCCGGGGCACCGGACATGGCCACGGCCAGGGCATGGCCGCAGGACTTGCCGCGGGGCTGATCCCGTGCCCGCTGACGCTTTTCGTCATGACCTTTGCCATCTCCCGCGGCGTGCCGGAGGCGGGCGTGGCGTTCGCGGCCGTCATGATGATCGGAGTGGCGCTGGTTTTAGGGACAGTCGCGCTGGCGGCAGTCCTCTTCCGCCAGCAGCTTTTGCGCCTTCTCGCAACCCGGCCCGGCGTCGTGGATGTCGTCACGCGCACAATCCAGGTCGTCGCGGGGCTGGTCCTTGTCGCGGTCGCCTGGAACGCCATCTTGGGTGGGGAAACCTAG
- a CDS encoding methyltransferase domain-containing protein — protein MHSAGHQHGHGFSLRGWHASAAIGVKLLAVIAAITLFPYWSGWVTWTVAIHAALALVLLFMAGLALFRHGIAIRGSAHEGASSGVTIHGAVFYDVLASVMTVGRERRLRRAMLGVAKLRPGESVLDVACGTGTLAIAAAAEVGPAGEVVGVDASTQMLERATQKAARAGARARFTEGTAQSLPFPPARFNVVTGTLMLHHISGAARVEFAAEAKRVLKSGGRLVLVDFGSAAGGSRLSGLHAHGGTDPHEVAARLRDGGFRDVRVGQLGMMNLYSIEATA, from the coding sequence ATGCACAGCGCAGGACATCAGCACGGACACGGCTTCAGCCTGCGGGGCTGGCACGCCAGTGCAGCCATAGGCGTCAAGCTGCTGGCGGTCATAGCTGCGATCACGCTGTTCCCGTACTGGAGCGGCTGGGTGACATGGACTGTCGCCATCCACGCAGCGCTGGCTTTGGTCCTCCTCTTCATGGCTGGTCTGGCACTCTTCCGGCACGGCATAGCCATTCGCGGCAGCGCCCACGAGGGCGCCTCGAGCGGCGTCACCATCCATGGCGCGGTCTTCTACGATGTGCTGGCATCGGTGATGACTGTGGGACGCGAGCGGCGGTTGCGCCGCGCCATGCTCGGCGTCGCAAAACTGCGACCCGGCGAATCGGTCCTCGACGTCGCCTGTGGCACAGGCACGCTGGCGATTGCCGCCGCGGCCGAGGTCGGCCCGGCGGGTGAGGTCGTCGGCGTCGATGCGTCGACGCAGATGCTGGAGCGAGCAACTCAAAAGGCTGCGCGGGCCGGCGCCAGGGCGCGCTTCACGGAGGGCACGGCGCAGTCACTGCCGTTCCCGCCGGCGCGCTTCAACGTAGTGACAGGAACGCTGATGCTGCACCATATTTCCGGGGCGGCCCGGGTCGAATTCGCGGCGGAGGCTAAGCGCGTCCTCAAGTCGGGCGGCCGCCTCGTGTTGGTGGACTTCGGCTCGGCCGCCGGTGGCAGTAGGTTGTCCGGCTTGCACGCGCATGGCGGCACCGATCCCCACGAAGTCGCGGCCCGTTTGCGCGATGGCGGTTTCCGCGACGTCCGCGTCGGACAGCTCGGCATGATGAACCTCTACAGTATCGAGGCGACGGCCTGA
- a CDS encoding DsrE family protein — MKTLFILNDPPYGTESCYNALRLAHTLLTKEAEVTVFLMADAVVAARKGQKTPDGYYNMERMLKRVAAGKGALLICGTCMDARGMTDDDVMNGARRSTMEALADATISADKVLVF; from the coding sequence GTGAAGACCCTGTTCATCCTCAACGACCCGCCCTATGGCACCGAAAGCTGCTACAACGCGCTTCGTCTTGCCCACACGCTACTGACGAAGGAGGCGGAGGTCACCGTGTTCCTGATGGCCGACGCCGTGGTCGCCGCACGCAAAGGCCAGAAGACGCCGGATGGCTATTACAATATGGAGCGCATGCTGAAGCGCGTGGCCGCTGGCAAAGGCGCCCTCCTGATTTGCGGCACCTGCATGGACGCACGCGGCATGACCGATGACGATGTCATGAACGGTGCCAGACGCAGCACCATGGAGGCCCTCGCCGACGCAACAATTTCCGCCGACAAGGTCTTGGTGTTCTGA